The DNA sequence CGACGAGCAGTTCCAGCGGCGTCGCGAAGTCCAGCTCCGCGCGGGCGTCGGGGTAGGTGACCGCCAGCTCGCGGTCGATCCGGCGCGCGCGGCGCACCAGCGCCAGCCGCGACTCCCCCGTCGGCGTCGGCCCCGGCTCGGAGCCCTGCCCGCTCGCCCGCCGCGTCGTGGGCGGGTGCGCTGCGGGCTGCGTCGTGCGTTGCGTCATCGGCACGTCGGGCAGCGTACCCACACCCTCTGACACCGACCTGCACGGCACCGTCGGTCGCGCCCCGGACGCCACCTGGACCAGCAAAACCGCCGGTGTGAGGCAAACTTGATAACTGGAACACATTTCACCTGCGGGCGGGCTGTGCCACACCCCGCCCCCAAGAACGTGAGGAACCCCACGTGGACGACACCGTCGTGCTCTCCGCCCCCCTCTTCGCCGACATGGACGACGCGGAGTCGCGGACCCTGCTCGAGACCATGGTCCCGGTCGAGCTGTCGCGCAGCGACGTGCTCTTCCGTGAGGGTGAGCCGGGCGACCGGCTGTACGTGATCGCGCAGGGCAAGATCAAGCTGGGGCGCCGCTCCAGCGACGGGCGCGAGAACCTGCTGTCGGTGCTGGGCCCCGGTGAGATGTTCGGCGAGCTGTCCCTGTTCGACCCGGGCCCCCGCACGGCGACGGCGTCCTCGGTCGCCGACTCCGTGGTCTACGAGCTGCGCCACCAGGCGCTGGTCGCCTGGGTCAACCAGCACCCGCAGGTCGCCACGCACCTGCTCGGCGCGTTGGCCCGCCGCCTGCGCCGCACCAACGAGACCCTGGCCGACCTCGTGTTCTCCGACGTGCCCGGCCGCGTCGCCAAGGCGCTGCTCGACCTGTCGACGCGGTTCGGCGAGCCGTCCGAGGAGGGCGTGCGCGTCGCCCACGACCTCACGCAGGAGGAGCTCGCGCAACTCGTCGGCGCCTCGCGCGAGACCGTCAACAAGGCGCTCGCCGACTTCGCGGGGCGCGGGTGGGTGCGCCGCGAGGGCCGCGCCGTCGTCCTGCTCGACATCGACCGCTTGGAGCGGCGGGCGCGCTGAGGTCGGTTGCTCGGCCTCGCTCTGGCCTCTTGGCTGGGGCGCAGACGACAGGGGCCTTCGAGGCCCGGCCGCGTTCACGCGCCCCAGGGGGCGCTCCACTTCGGGAGTGCTACGGCCGGGCCTCGAAGGCCCCTGTCGTCAGCTTCGTTCCGGGCTCACGCGCCCCAAGGGGCGCTCCACGTCGGGAGTGCTACGGCCGGGCCTCGAAGGCCCCTGTCGTCTGCTTCGTTGTTCGGCGCGCCGTGGTCTGGGCGGCGCGGTGGCGCGGTGTCGGTTACTGCTTGAGCTCGATGAGGAGTTCGACCTCGACCGGGGAGTCCAGGGGCAGTACGGCGACGCCGACGGCGCTGCGGGCGTGCACGCCGGCGTCACCGAAGATCTCACCGAGCACCGTCGAGGCGCCGTTGATGACCCCCGGCTGCCCGGCGAACCCCGGGTCGGAGGCGACGAAGCCGACGACCTTGACGACGCGCGCGACGTCGTCGAGCGAGCCCACCAGCGACTTGACCGCGGCGAGGGCGTTGAGCGCGCAC is a window from the Xylanimonas ulmi genome containing:
- a CDS encoding Crp/Fnr family transcriptional regulator; the protein is MDDTVVLSAPLFADMDDAESRTLLETMVPVELSRSDVLFREGEPGDRLYVIAQGKIKLGRRSSDGRENLLSVLGPGEMFGELSLFDPGPRTATASSVADSVVYELRHQALVAWVNQHPQVATHLLGALARRLRRTNETLADLVFSDVPGRVAKALLDLSTRFGEPSEEGVRVAHDLTQEELAQLVGASRETVNKALADFAGRGWVRREGRAVVLLDIDRLERRAR
- a CDS encoding RidA family protein, producing MSVEDRLAELGVTLPDVAAPVAAYVPAVRSGAYVYTSGQLPFVDGVLPATGKVGVGEGLVSPEDAAGYARQCALNALAAVKSLVGSLDDVARVVKVVGFVASDPGFAGQPGVINGASTVLGEIFGDAGVHARSAVGVAVLPLDSPVEVELLIELKQ